The stretch of DNA GTTGTCCTTGATCCACTGAGCAGCGTTCGCCTCGTCCGGGCCGCCAATCTCGCCGATCATGATGACCGCGTCGGTGTCCGGATCGTCGTTGAACATGCGCATCACGTCGATGTGTTTCAGACCGTTGATCGGGTCGCCGCCGATGCCGACTGCCGACGACTGGCCCAGGCCCAGTGCGGTCAACTGGCCGACTGCTTCATAGGTCAGGGTGCCCGAGCGCGACACGACGCCGATACGGCCCTTCTTGTGGATGTGACCCGGCATGATGCCGATCTTGATTTCGTCCGGGGTGATCAGGCCTGGGCAGTTCGGGCCCAGCAGCAGGGTCTTCGAACCGGCCTTGGCCATACGGTCCTTGACTTCCATCATGTCACGGACAGGGATACCTTCGGTGATGCAGATTGCCAGGTCCAGTTCGGCTTCGACGGCTTCCCAGATCGCGGCGGCTGCGCCTGCCGGCGGAACGTAGATGACCGACACGGTGGCGCCGGTTTCCGACTTGGCTTCCTTGACCGATGCGTAGATCGGGATGCCTTCGAAATCTTCGCCGGCTTTCTTCGGGTTCACGCCTGCCACGAAGGCTTCACGGCCATTCGCGTAGTCACGGCACATGCGGGTGTGGAACTGGCCGGTCTTGCCGGTGATACCTTGGGTGATGACTTTGGTGTCTTTGTTGATCAGAATCGACATTTTTATTTCCTTCGCGAATTAGGCTTGGCCAGCGGCAGCGGCAACGACCTGCTTCGCTGCGTCTTCCATGGTGTCGGCGGAGATGATCGGCAGGCCCGAGTCGGCCAGCATCTTCTTGCCCAGGTCTTCGTTGGTGCCCTTCATGCGGACGACCAGCGGCACTTGCAGCGACACGGCCTTCGATGCGGTGATGACGCCTTCGGCGATCACGTCGCAGCGCATGATGCCGCCGAAGATGTTGACCAGGATGGCTTTCAGGCCCGGGTTCTTCAGCATGATCTTGAATGCTTCGGTGACCTTTTCTGCGGTTGCACCGCCGCCCACGTCCAGGAAGTTGGCCGGCTCGCCGCCGAACAGCTTGATGGTGTCCATGGTGGCCATGGCCAGGCCGGCGCCGTTCACCAGGCAGCCGATGTTGCCGTCCAGCGAGATGTAGGCCAGGTCGAACTTCGATGCTTCGACTTCAGCCGGATCTTCTTCGTCCAGGTCGCGGTAGGCGACGATTTCCGGATGACGGAACAGGGCGTTCGAGTCGAAGTTGAACTTGGCGTCCAGGGCGATGACCTTGCCCGAGCCGGTCAGGATCAGCGGGTTGATTTCGGCCAGCGATGCGTCGGTTTCCCAGTAGGCTTTGTACAGGCCTTGCAGGTTGGTGCGGGCGTCGACGATCGACGCTTCCGGCACACCGATCTTGCGGGCGATGTCGTCGGCTTGCTCATCGGTCAGGCCGACCGATGGTTCGATCACGACGTTGTGGATCTTTTCCGGGTTGCTGTGCGCGACTTCTTCGATGTCCATGCCGCCTTCCGAGGAGGCCATCAGCACGACCTTCTGGGTGACGCGGTCGGTCACCAGGGAAACGTACAGTTCCTTCTTGATGTCGGCGCCTTCTTCGATCAGCAGGCGGCGGACTTTCTGGCCTTCCGGGCTGGTCTGGTGGGTGATCAGCTGCATGCCCATGATCTGGTCGGCATATTCCTTGACCTGTTCCAGCGACTTGGCAACCTTCACGCCGCCGCCCTTGCCGCGGCCGCCTGCGTGGATCTGTGCCTTGACGACCCAGACCGGGCCACCCAGCTCTTCAGCGGCCTTGACCGCCTCTTCGACGCTCATGCACGGAATGCCGCGCGGAACGGTCACTCCGAATTTTCGGAGAATTTCTTTGCCCTGATACTCATGGATTTTCATGCTGGCTTCCCTTCTTCTATTACTGAATTAGAAATACGGTTGAATTTCAAAAAATGACAAACAGCGAATCCTAACCCGACACGGCTTTGATCGACCAGCGGGGATAGTAGGTGGCCACGGCCGGTCCGTCGCTGCGCAACGCATGGCAACGGTCGAGCTCGAAGGGCCGTTCGGCCGCGCTTTTGCCAGGATCGGCGTCGGCGCCGCCGCGATCGTCGAAGACGTCGTCGGCGAAGGCCTGCAGCGCTGCGGTAGGCAGCACCTGGGCCAATTCGGTCAGGTGGGTGCAGCCGAGCACGCCGGACAGGCGGTCTTTCAGGTGCAGCCGGAAATGGTTCATGAGCGACAGGCCGACCAGCTTTTTGTAAGCAGGGCCAATGGTCTCGCAAAAACCGGGATACGGAACGGCATCGGACGCGGCTTCGGCGTCCACGATGGTCAGATTGCGGTCGATGGTGACGCGCAGTTTGAGGTCGTGCACCGGGGTGCCGCCTGGACGGGTGCCGGAAGCGAGCGGGATGTCACGGGTTTTGACGTCGCGGATACTGGCGTCCAGATCCCACAGGCCATCATCGCGCGCGTAGGCGTCGACAGTGATGGCGCGCGTATGCCGGAGCGAGCGCGATACGGGAGGAGACAGGGGCATAAAAACCAATGCCGCTTACGCGGCGGTTAGTGGTGCAGCCAGTGTGCTTCATGCACGTTGCCGTAGCTTCTACGACAACAACCGCTCATGCGGCGCTGCTTAAACCGTGAAAGTTTAGCACACGGCGTTCTCGGTTGCACTGCAACAGAAGCCTTTTTGCCGGGTTGCAGGCAAGATGAGACGGCTTTCTTGCTGCGTCGTCAATATTGCTTTGGCTGGACGGGTCTGCCGGGTGGCAAGACCAATCCCGGCCACGGCCTGGCGAGACGGACCCGGTAAACGCGCAGCGCCAGCGTGCAGCGCCATCGTCCGTTGAGGAATATGCCTGGGCATATCGGAGATGACGCTCCACGCTGGCGCCGGAGCCCTGCTTCCATACCGAGAAGCTGTACGATCTAGGTGATACATCAGGCCTGCGGCCACGCCTGGCATATCGTCGGAGCAGGCCTGGGGCCAGGCCCGCTCGTCAGGCAACAGGCTCGAACACCAGCCTGTTTACAGCTCGTCGTCGTCGGGAGCGCCCTGCATTGCGATCCGTGCAGCGCGTTGGGAGAAACCACGCTGCAGCATGAAACGCATCTGCTTGGCACGCTCAGCCGCATCGGCGGCGACGGTGCCGAACTTGCGCCGCCAGACTTCGGCGGCGCGTGCGGTTTCGCTGTCGGCGAGCGCGGCCTTGATCTCATCCAGCGCTTCGCCGTTGAGGCCGTGGCTTTGCAGCTCGGCCATCACACGGCTATTGCCGAAGCGGCTTGCCTTCCTGTTGATCAGGGATTCGGCAAAACGCTCCTGCGACAGCCAGTTGTTCTTCTCGAGGAAATCCAGGAGGGCTTCCACGTCATCGCCCGGCTCGGCATAACGGGCCAGCTTGCGCCCCAGCTCGAGCCGGCTGTGCTCGCGCATCGACAGGTAGCGAAGCGCGCGCGCTTTCAGGCTCAGCTGGGGTGCAGGCATCGACTACGTCCGCGAACCGGCGATTACTCGCCGACTGCCTTGAGCTTGTCCTTGCCGCTGTCTTCGACAGCAGCCAGGACCGGCGGCAGTTCGCGCACGCCCAGCGCAGCACGGACCTTGTTCTCGATTTCGCGTGCCAGTGCCGGACGCTCTTTCAGGAACTGACGGGCGTTGTCCTTGCCCTGGCCGATGCGTTCGCCGTTATAGCTGTACCACGAACCGGACTTCTCGACGATCTTGTTGTCGGCGCCCAGATCCAGGATTTCGCCTTCGCGCGAAGTGCCTTCTCCATACAGGATGTCGAAGTGGGCTTCCTTGAACGGCGGCGCGATCTTGTTCTTGACGACCTTGACCTTGGTTTCGTTACCGATCACTTCGTCACCCGACTTGATCGAGCCGGTACGGCGGATGTCCATGCGCACGGAGGCGTAGAACTTCAGCGCGTTACCGCCGGTGGTGGTTTCCGGGCTGCCGAACATCACGCCGATCTTCATGCGGATCTGGTTGATGAAGATGACCAGGGTGTTGGTGCGGTTGATCGAGCCGGTCAGCTTGCGCAGGGCCTGCGACATCAGTCGCGCCTGCAGGCCCGGCAGCGAGTCGCCCATGTCGCCTTCGATTTCGGCGCGCGGGGTCAGTGCCGCCACCGAGTCGATGACCACCAGGTCGACCGAGCCCGAACGCACCAGGGCGTCGGTGATCTCGAGGGCTTGCTCGCCGGTGTCCGGCTGCGAGATCAAGAGGTCGCCCAGGTTGATGCCCAGCTTCTGCGCATAGGTCACGTCGAGCGCGTGCTCGGCGTCGATGAAGGCGCAGGTGCCGCCCAGCTTCTGCATCTGGGCGATGGTCTGCAGCGTCAGCGTGGTTTTACCCGACGACTCCGGACCGTAGATCTCGACGATACGGCCGCGCGGCAGGCCACCGACGCCCAGCGCGATGTCCAGACCCAGCGAGCCGGTGGAAACAGTCTGGACTTCCTCGACCGGTGCGCTGGTGTCCATGCGCATGACCGAGCCCTTGCCGAACTGCTTTTCAATTTGCGCCAGGGCGGCGGCCAGCGCCTTGCCCTTTTCAGCGGCGTTTACTGCGGTTTTTTTGTCGTCCATGGTGTACTTTCAGCTGTGGAGTAGGCAAGGTAGGGGCGCTACCACGCAAATCAAGGTCACTACTGTATAAAAACTCAGTGGTTTGAACAAGCGAAATCAAGTCACTACTGTATATAAATCCAGTGGTTTAGGCAAGCGAAAAAAGTCGCGGTGTTGCTATCCGTAAGACTCGCATTGTTGCGATAAATCAAACACAATAGGGCCTGTCAAAGGTCTAACGAAATACTGAGGTAGCCCCATGCGAATTCTGCTCGCCGAAGATGATAGCGTACTTGCCGATGGGCTAACGCGTTCCCTGCGCCAGTCCGGCTATGCCATCGATTGCGTCAAGAACGGCCAGGATGCCGATACGGCCCTGTCCACCCAGGAGTTCGACCTCCTGATTCTCGACCTCGGCCTGCCCAAGCTGTCCGGCCTGGAAGTGCTGCGCCGCCTGCGCGCGCGCTCCTCGCTGCTGCCGGTGCTGATCCTCACCGCCGCCGACTCGGTCGAGCAGCGCGTCGAGGGCCTCGACCTCGGCGCCGACGACTACATGGCCAAGCCCTTCGCCCTGTCCGAGCTGGAGGCGCGGGTGCGCGCCCTCACCCGGCGCGGCGCCGGCGGCGGCCCCGCCGTGGTCCGGCACGGCCCGCTGGTGTACGACCAGGTCGGCCGCAGCGCCTACATCAACGACCAGATGCTCGACCTGTCGGCGCGCGAGCTGGGCCTGCTGGAAGTGCTGCTGGCGCGCACCGGGCGCCTGGTCTCCAAGGAGCAGCTGGTCGACCACCTGTGCGAATGGGGCGAGGAAGTCTCGAACAACGCCATCGAGGTCTACGTGCACCGGCTGCGCAAGAAGATCGAGGTCGGCGGCGTGCGCATCGCCACCGTGCGCGGCCTCGGCTACTGCCTCGAGAAGTACTCCGACGCCCCGCGCGCACCGGCCCCAGAAAACAAGTGAACGAGCACGAAGGCGGGCATGCCGACACGCCGCCAGGCGCGGGGCAGGACCCGTTCGCGCCCTTCCCGGCGGGCGGGCACCGGCCCTGGGTCCCGCCCAATCCCGAACCCGACGAGAACATCCGCCATTCGCTGTTCGGCGAGATCCTCGACTGGATGCTGGCCCCGCTGCTGCTGCTGTGGCCGATGAGCATCGCGATCACCTACCTGGTGGCCAAGTCGATCGCCAACCAGCCTTTCGACGACGCGCTGGAAGACCGCGTCACCGTGCTGTCGCAGCAGATCCGCACGGTGGCCGGCCGGCCCGAGGTGCAGTTGCCCGGCAGCGCGACCGACGTGCTGCGCGCCGACGACGTCGACAGCGTCTATTTCCAGATCAGCGGGCCGGACGGCGCCCACCTCGACGGCGACCGCGACCTGCCGCGCCCGCGCCGGACCGGCCCCGACGCCGACGAACGCAGCCCCAGCGGCACCGTGGTGTTCCGCAACGACAGCATCCACGGCACGCCGGTGCGGGTTGCCTATTCCTGGGTCAACCTCGATCCGCTGCGCCCACGCCCGGCGGGCGCCGCCCCCAGCCTGGCCCTGGTGCAGGTCGCCGAAACCCTGGACAAGCGCGCCCACCTGGCCAACGAGATCATCAAGGGCGTGATCCTGCCCCAGTTCATCATCCTGCCGGTGATCCTGGCGCTGGTCTGGTTCGCCCTGTCGCGCGGCCTGTCCCCGCTGGCCGAGCTGCAGGAGCGCATCCGCGCGCGCGCGCAGGACGACCTGTCGCCGATCGACCCGCGCCAGGTGCCGGAAGAGATCTCGCCGCTGGTCGGCTCCTTCAACGACATGCTCGAGCGCCTGGGCCAGACCGTCGAGATGCAGAAGCGCTTCATCGCCGACGCCGCGCACCAGATGAAGACCCCGCTGGCCGGCATGCGCATGCAGTCCGAACTGGCGCTGCGCCAGGTCGACCCGGGCGAGATCCACCGCTCGCTCGAGCAGCTGGCCAAGAGCTCGGAATCGGCCACGCGCCTGGTCAACCAGCTGCTGGCGTTGGCGCGCGCCGAGAACCAGCCGCACGCCGGCCTCGCTTTCGAAGACATCGACCTGGCCCAGCTGGCCCGCGCCACCGTGCAGGACTGGGTGCAGGCCTCGTTCGCGCACGGCATCGACCTCGGCTACGAATCGCCCGGATCGCCCGACATGCCCGCGCACGAAACCCTGCACATCGCCGGCAACGCGCTGATGCTGCGCGAACTGCTGTCGAACCTGATCGACAACGCGCTGCGCTATACCCCGCAGGGCGGCAGCGTCACGGTGCGCGTGCGGCGCGACGGCGAGCATGCCCTGCTCGAGGTCGAGGACACCGGCCCCGGCATCGCGCCGAGCGAGCGCGCCAACGTGTTCGAGCGCTTCTACCGCATCCTCGGCAGCAACGTGCAGGGCAGCGGCCTGGGGCTGGCGATCGTGCGCGAGATCGCCCAGCAGCACGGCGCCGAGATCGACATCTTCAACAATCCGCGCAGCCACTCGCCCAAGTATCCGGGCAGCCTGTTCCGCCTGACCTTCCCGCCTCCCGTCCATGAACCCATCGATGCCGACTGATTCCCCGACTGCGCCCAGCGATCCGCATGCGCGCCTGGCAGCCGCCCGCGCCGCGCACTGGCAGGCCACGCGCCGGCTGACCGCGGCGCTGCTGGTGGTGTGGCTGTGCACCGGCTTTTGCACCGTGTTCTTCGCGCGCGAGCTGTCGCGCTTCACCGTGTTCGGCTGGCCGCTGTCCTTCTACATGGCGGCGCAGGGCGCCTCCCTGGTCTCGCTCGCCGTGATCGTGTTCTACGCCTGGCGCATGCGCCGGCTCGACCGCCTGTATCCGGACGCCGCGCGGGAGCGCGCATGAGCGCGAAGAAGCCGCCCTATTTCCGCAAGCTGTCGCGCTACTACCTCTGGTACACCGCCTGCTTCGCCCTGTTCCTGGTCGCCCTGGCCCTGCTCGAGCAGGAAGGCATGCCGCGCCTGTGGATCGGCTACATCTTCATGTTCGCCACCATCGTCCTGTACGCCACCATCGGCGTGGTGGCGCGCACCTCGAACGTCACCGAGTACTACGTGGCCGGGCGCCGGGTGCCGGCCCTGTTCAACGGCATGGCCACGGCCGCCGACTGGATCTCGGCGGCCAGCTTCATCAGCCTGGCCGGCGGCCTGTATCTGTATGGCTTCGACGGCCTGGCCTACATCATGGGCTGGACCGGCGGCTTCGTGCTGGTGGCCCTGCTCATCGCGCCCTACCTGCGCAAGTTCGGGCAATACACCATTCCGGACTTCCTGGCGGTGCGCTATGGCGGCGGCGCGGGCGGGCGCGGCGGGCCGGTGCGGGCGCTGGCGGTGGCCGCCACCATCCTGGTGTCCTTCACCTACGTGGTGGCGCAGATCTATGCGGTCGGCCTGATCGCCTCGCGTTTCACCGGCGTCGATTTCTCGGTCGGGATCTTCCTCGGCCTCGCCTCGATCCTGGTGTGCTCGTTCCTGGGCGGCATGCGCGGCATCACCTGGACTCAGGTGGCCCAGTACATCATCCTGCTGGTGGCCTTCCTGATCCCGAGCATCTGGCTGGCCGCCAAGCATGCCGACAACCCCATCCCGCAGGTGGCCTACGGCTCGCTGCTGACCAAGCTGGCCGCGCGCGAACAGCAGCTGGAGAAGGACCCGCGCGAGGAACAGGTGCGGGCCGAGTTCCGGCGCCGCGCCGACGAGTACGCCGCGCGCCTGGCCGCCCTGCCGGGCTCGTGGGAGACCGGCAAGCTGGAAGCGCAGCGCAGCCTGGCAGCGGTACGCGCCAGCAATGCCTCGCTGGTCGAGGTGCGCCAGGCCGAGCGGGCCCTGAATACCTACCCGGGGTCGGCCGACGAGGCGCGCGTCCTGTGGCTCGAGCAGCGCGACGCCAACCTGGCGCGCGCCCGCCCGCCAGTGCCGCACACGGTGCCCTTCCCCGGCGCCACCGAAGAGGAATCGGACAAGCGCCGCAACAACTTCCTGGCCGTGGTGTTCTGCCTGATGTTCGGCACCGCCGCCCTGCCCCACATCCTGATGCGCGCCTACACCACGCCCTCGGTGAACGAGACCCGGGTGTCGGTGTTCTGGACCCTGTTCTTCATCCTGCTGATCTACCTGACCATCCCGGCGCTGGCGGTGCTGGCCAAGTACGACATCTATACCGCACTGGTGGGCAGCGATTTCTCGGCGCTGCCCACCTGGGTCTCGTACTGGGCCAGCGTGGACAAGGTCAACCCCCTGCTCAGCATCGCCGACATCAACCGCGACGGCGTGGTGCAGCTGGCCGAGATCGCGATCGACGCCGACGTGCTGGTGCTGGCCACGCCCGAGATCGGCGGCCTGCCCTACGTGATCTCGGGCCTGGTCGCCGCCGGCGGCCTGGCCGCGGCCCTGTCCACGGCCGACGGCCTGCTGCTGGCGATCTCCAACGCGCTGTCGCACGACGTGTACTACAAGATGGTCGATCCGGGCGCCTCGACCCAGAAGCGGGTGACGATCTCCAAATTGCTGCTGCTGGCGGTGGCCTTCATCGCCGCCTACAGCGCCTCGCAGAAGCCCGCCGATATCCTGTCCCTGGTCGGCGCGGCCTTCTCGCTCGCCGGTTCCACGCTGTTTCCGGTGCTGGTGCTGGGCGTGTTCTGGAAGCGCGCCAACCACATGGGAGCGATGGCGGGCATGGTCACCGGCTTCCTGGTCTGCCTGTGGTACATGCTGCGCGCCAGCCCGACCCTGGGCGGCAGCCTGGACCAGTCCTGGCTCGGCATCCAGCCGCTGGCGGCCGGCGTGTTCGGGGTGCCGGCCGGGCTATTGGCGACGGTGATCGGCAGCCTGCTGAGCGCGCCGCCGAGCCATGCGAGCATGGGCATGGTGGATTACATCCGGGCGCCGGAGGAGGAGCCGTAGAGCATTGCGCACTCCTGGTTGTGCGTCGGCGCGACAGCATATATGCATGGGGCATGGATCTCATCCAAAGGGTTCCGGTGAGCGGCGGCGGCTGCTATTGTTGGGTCGCCTTTTTCCGGAACGACTCACTTCACGATTTGACATGACACCATCCCTCTTGCGTGCACTGGCCGGCGCCGCGCTGGCCGCCAGCGTCGCCTGCGCCCTGCCTGGCGCCCACGCGCAAACACAGGCGCCGGTCCCGGCCGTGGCTTCCGTGCCGCCGATCGCCAGCTTCTTTTCCGGTTCTCCGGTCAGCGACGCCAAGCTGTCGCCGAACGCGCGCTACCTGGCCGCGCGCTCCAGCACACCCGACCGGCGCGACGCGCTGGTGGTAGTGGACCTGCAGTCCAACAGCGCCAAGGTCGTCGCCTCGTACACCGACGCCGGCATCGGCGAGTTCCAGTGGATCAGCAACGAGCGCCTGCTCTTCGACACCCGCGAGAAAGGCGTAGGCGAGGGCAACAGGCGCTATGCGCCCGGTCTGTACGCCGTCGACCACGACGGCGGGCGCTTCGTGGAACTGGCCGACCGCACCGGCTATCGCGCGACCCACGGCACGCGCAGCACGCGCAAGGTCCTGCCCTGGCACACCTATATGCTTGACAAGGAAGGCGCCCAGGATTCGGAGTACGTGTATGTCACCAGCAACAATCTCGACGCCGCGCGTGAGGTGCGCAGTGTCGACCTGCTGCGCCTGAATACCCTGACCGGGGCCACGCAAACCGTACCCCGCCCCGTCGCCAACGTGCGCAGCTGGACACTCGACCACAAGGGCGAACCGCGCCTGGCCACCTCGCAGGAGCGCGACACGACCACGCTGCATTACCGCGATCCGTCGAGCCAGGCGTGGCGCGTGCTGGCCAGCTTCCCGACCTTCGGCGATGGCAGCAAGGAGCTGGATCCGATCGGTTTCGCGTCGGACGGCAAGCTGTTCGTGCGGGCGCGTAGCGGCGGACGCGATACGACCTCGGTCCACGTTCTCGACCCGGCCACCGGCAAGATCGACCCGCAGCCGGTGCTGGTCACCGCCGGCTACGACTTCGACGGCAGCCTGGTGGCCAACCGCGACAAGGTGCTGGGCGTGCGCTTCCGCACCGATGCCGAGTCGAACGAATGGTTCGACCCGGGCATGAAGACGATCCAGGCCTCGGTCGACAAGCTGCTGCCGTCGACCATCAACATCGTCTCGGTCCCGGCGCAGCCCGAGTCGCCGTGGGTGCTGGTGTGGTCGTACTCGGACGTCATGCCCGGCACCTACTCGCTCTACAACACGCAGACGAAGCTGCTGAACAAGATCGCCGACGCGCGTCCGAAGATCAATCCGGGGCAGATGGGACGCCAGCAGTTCGTCCGCTACAAGGCGCGCGACGGCCTGGAGATCCCGGCCCTGCTGACGCTGCCGCCGGGCGCGAAGCGCACCGGGCTGCCGATGGTGGTGCTGGTCCATGGCGGCCCCTGGGTGCGCGGCGCCTCCTGGGGCTGGCACCCGTACTCGCAGTTCCTGGCGTCGCGCGGCTACGCCGTGCTCGAGCCGGAATTCCGCGGCAGCCTGGGGTTCGGCCTCAAGCATTTCACGTCCGGCTTCAAGCAATGGGGCCTGGCGATGCAGGACGACGTCGCGGACGGCGTGCGCTGGGCGGCGGACAAGGGCATCGTCGACATCAAGCGCGTCTGCATTGCCGGGGCCAGCTATGGCGGCTACGCCACGCTGATGGGACTGGTGAACGATCCGGACCTGTACAAATGCGGCATCAACTGGGTGGGCGTCACCGACATCAAGCTTCTGTACAACGGCGGCTGGAGCTTCGCCAACGACACTTCGGACGAGTTCAAGGCCTACGGCATGCCGGAAAGGGTTGGCGACCCGGTCCAGGACGCGGCCCAGTTCAAGGCCACCTCGCCGATCGAGCAGGCCGCCCGCATCACCCAGCCGCTGCTGCTGGCCTACGGCGGCGCCGACGAACGGGTGCCCATCAACCACGGCACCAGGTTCCGCGACGCCGTCATGAAGACCAACAAGAACGTCGAATGGGTCGAGTATCCCGAAGAAGGTCACGGCTGGTCGCTGCCGAAGAACCAGGTCGACTTCTGGGACCGGGTCGAGCGCTTCCTCGACCGTCACATCGGCGCCGGCGCGGCGAAATAGCAGGACACGACAACACCGCAATCGGGATAGGGGCAGTCAGCATGCTGACCGACCCCTCCCACACCACCCGGCATGCGGGTCCGCACCGGGCGGTTCGAGTAGTTGAGGTTAAGTGAGGCGAGGCATGCCAAGACGGTCAAAGTAGCCAATCGTCAGGACGTTGTTCAGGGCAAGCCTGCTGTTGCGCCACCAGCTGCGGTTGTTCCCCGCAACCAGAGCAGCGACTTTCGGCGTTGCCCCCAACTTTCGCAGCTCTCGATAGATGGTAGGCCCACATCGCCACTGTTTCAGGTGAATTGCACGTAGACGGTGGCGCATCCACTTGTCCAGCTCTCGCAGGGCAGTCGGGGTTTGCGCCAGTCCGAAATATGCTTTCCATCCCAATACGTAGCTACGCAGCCCATCAATTACCTC from Massilia varians encodes:
- the sucD gene encoding succinate--CoA ligase subunit alpha, which produces MSILINKDTKVITQGITGKTGQFHTRMCRDYANGREAFVAGVNPKKAGEDFEGIPIYASVKEAKSETGATVSVIYVPPAGAAAAIWEAVEAELDLAICITEGIPVRDMMEVKDRMAKAGSKTLLLGPNCPGLITPDEIKIGIMPGHIHKKGRIGVVSRSGTLTYEAVGQLTALGLGQSSAVGIGGDPINGLKHIDVMRMFNDDPDTDAVIMIGEIGGPDEANAAQWIKDNMKKPVVGFIAGVTAPPGKRMGHAGALISGGADTAQAKLEIMEACGITVTKNPSEMARLLKAML
- the sucC gene encoding ADP-forming succinate--CoA ligase subunit beta gives rise to the protein MKIHEYQGKEILRKFGVTVPRGIPCMSVEEAVKAAEELGGPVWVVKAQIHAGGRGKGGGVKVAKSLEQVKEYADQIMGMQLITHQTSPEGQKVRRLLIEEGADIKKELYVSLVTDRVTQKVVLMASSEGGMDIEEVAHSNPEKIHNVVIEPSVGLTDEQADDIARKIGVPEASIVDARTNLQGLYKAYWETDASLAEINPLILTGSGKVIALDAKFNFDSNALFRHPEIVAYRDLDEEDPAEVEASKFDLAYISLDGNIGCLVNGAGLAMATMDTIKLFGGEPANFLDVGGGATAEKVTEAFKIMLKNPGLKAILVNIFGGIMRCDVIAEGVITASKAVSLQVPLVVRMKGTNEDLGKKMLADSGLPIISADTMEDAAKQVVAAAAGQA
- a CDS encoding DUF2889 domain-containing protein, with translation MPLSPPVSRSLRHTRAITVDAYARDDGLWDLDASIRDVKTRDIPLASGTRPGGTPVHDLKLRVTIDRNLTIVDAEAASDAVPYPGFCETIGPAYKKLVGLSLMNHFRLHLKDRLSGVLGCTHLTELAQVLPTAALQAFADDVFDDRGGADADPGKSAAERPFELDRCHALRSDGPAVATYYPRWSIKAVSG
- the recX gene encoding recombination regulator RecX gives rise to the protein MPAPQLSLKARALRYLSMREHSRLELGRKLARYAEPGDDVEALLDFLEKNNWLSQERFAESLINRKASRFGNSRVMAELQSHGLNGEALDEIKAALADSETARAAEVWRRKFGTVAADAAERAKQMRFMLQRGFSQRAARIAMQGAPDDDEL
- the recA gene encoding recombinase RecA; translation: MDDKKTAVNAAEKGKALAAALAQIEKQFGKGSVMRMDTSAPVEEVQTVSTGSLGLDIALGVGGLPRGRIVEIYGPESSGKTTLTLQTIAQMQKLGGTCAFIDAEHALDVTYAQKLGINLGDLLISQPDTGEQALEITDALVRSGSVDLVVIDSVAALTPRAEIEGDMGDSLPGLQARLMSQALRKLTGSINRTNTLVIFINQIRMKIGVMFGSPETTTGGNALKFYASVRMDIRRTGSIKSGDEVIGNETKVKVVKNKIAPPFKEAHFDILYGEGTSREGEILDLGADNKIVEKSGSWYSYNGERIGQGKDNARQFLKERPALAREIENKVRAALGVRELPPVLAAVEDSGKDKLKAVGE
- a CDS encoding response regulator transcription factor, with the translated sequence MRILLAEDDSVLADGLTRSLRQSGYAIDCVKNGQDADTALSTQEFDLLILDLGLPKLSGLEVLRRLRARSSLLPVLILTAADSVEQRVEGLDLGADDYMAKPFALSELEARVRALTRRGAGGGPAVVRHGPLVYDQVGRSAYINDQMLDLSARELGLLEVLLARTGRLVSKEQLVDHLCEWGEEVSNNAIEVYVHRLRKKIEVGGVRIATVRGLGYCLEKYSDAPRAPAPENK
- a CDS encoding sensor histidine kinase → MNEHEGGHADTPPGAGQDPFAPFPAGGHRPWVPPNPEPDENIRHSLFGEILDWMLAPLLLLWPMSIAITYLVAKSIANQPFDDALEDRVTVLSQQIRTVAGRPEVQLPGSATDVLRADDVDSVYFQISGPDGAHLDGDRDLPRPRRTGPDADERSPSGTVVFRNDSIHGTPVRVAYSWVNLDPLRPRPAGAAPSLALVQVAETLDKRAHLANEIIKGVILPQFIILPVILALVWFALSRGLSPLAELQERIRARAQDDLSPIDPRQVPEEISPLVGSFNDMLERLGQTVEMQKRFIADAAHQMKTPLAGMRMQSELALRQVDPGEIHRSLEQLAKSSESATRLVNQLLALARAENQPHAGLAFEDIDLAQLARATVQDWVQASFAHGIDLGYESPGSPDMPAHETLHIAGNALMLRELLSNLIDNALRYTPQGGSVTVRVRRDGEHALLEVEDTGPGIAPSERANVFERFYRILGSNVQGSGLGLAIVREIAQQHGAEIDIFNNPRSHSPKYPGSLFRLTFPPPVHEPIDAD
- a CDS encoding DUF4212 domain-containing protein, giving the protein MPTDSPTAPSDPHARLAAARAAHWQATRRLTAALLVVWLCTGFCTVFFARELSRFTVFGWPLSFYMAAQGASLVSLAVIVFYAWRMRRLDRLYPDAARERA
- a CDS encoding sodium:solute symporter family protein; this translates as MSAKKPPYFRKLSRYYLWYTACFALFLVALALLEQEGMPRLWIGYIFMFATIVLYATIGVVARTSNVTEYYVAGRRVPALFNGMATAADWISAASFISLAGGLYLYGFDGLAYIMGWTGGFVLVALLIAPYLRKFGQYTIPDFLAVRYGGGAGGRGGPVRALAVAATILVSFTYVVAQIYAVGLIASRFTGVDFSVGIFLGLASILVCSFLGGMRGITWTQVAQYIILLVAFLIPSIWLAAKHADNPIPQVAYGSLLTKLAAREQQLEKDPREEQVRAEFRRRADEYAARLAALPGSWETGKLEAQRSLAAVRASNASLVEVRQAERALNTYPGSADEARVLWLEQRDANLARARPPVPHTVPFPGATEEESDKRRNNFLAVVFCLMFGTAALPHILMRAYTTPSVNETRVSVFWTLFFILLIYLTIPALAVLAKYDIYTALVGSDFSALPTWVSYWASVDKVNPLLSIADINRDGVVQLAEIAIDADVLVLATPEIGGLPYVISGLVAAGGLAAALSTADGLLLAISNALSHDVYYKMVDPGASTQKRVTISKLLLLAVAFIAAYSASQKPADILSLVGAAFSLAGSTLFPVLVLGVFWKRANHMGAMAGMVTGFLVCLWYMLRASPTLGGSLDQSWLGIQPLAAGVFGVPAGLLATVIGSLLSAPPSHASMGMVDYIRAPEEEP